A window of the Brassica napus cultivar Da-Ae chromosome C5, Da-Ae, whole genome shotgun sequence genome harbors these coding sequences:
- the LOC106400930 gene encoding BTB/POZ and MATH domain-containing protein 2-like isoform X2, whose amino-acid sequence MDAIRVCAEVPGSSKSTTETINGSHEFKISGYSLAKGMGIGKYVASDTFTVGGYSWAVYFYPDGKSPEDNSLYVSLFIALASEGADVRALFELTLVDQSGNERHKVHSHFGRTLESGPYTLKYRGSMWGYKRFFKRTLLESSDYLKDNCLLVRCCVGVVKSSTEGPRSYNIPVPVSDLGYQFGKLLESGKGADVTFHVNGERFLAHRVVLAARSPVFRAQLFGPLRNKNTKRINIEDIEAPIFKAILFASVQPGTFSPGALLLFSNI is encoded by the exons ATGGACGCGATTAGGGTTTGCGCGGAGGTTCCCGGATCTTCGAAATCGACCACGGAGACCATCAACGGCTCGCACGAGTTCAAAATCAGCGGATACTCTCTGGCCAAAGGGATGGGGATAGGCAAATACGTGGCCTCCGATACCTTCACTGTCGGTGGATACTCGTGGGCGGTTTACTTCTACCCAGACGGGAAGAGTCCAGAGGATAACTCTCTCTACGTGTCTCTCTTTATAGCGCTTGCTAGCGAAGGAGCTGACGTCAGAGCTTTGTTTGAGCTGACGCTCGTTGATCAGAGCGGTAACGAAAGGCATAAAGTGCATAGCCATTTCGGTAGGACTCTCGAGAGTGGGCCTTATACTTTAAAGTACAGAGGGAGTATGTG GGGTTACAAACGGTTTTTCAAGAGGACGCTGCTTGAGTCATCTGACTACCTCAAGGATAATTGTCTTTTGGTTCGGTGCTGTGTTGGTGTGGTGAAGTCGAGCACGGAGGGGCCGAGGAGTTATAATATCCCTGTGCCGGTTTCTGACTTGGGTTATCAGTTTGGGAAGCTTTTGGAAAGTGGGAAAGGAGCTGATGTTACTTTCCATGTTAATGGAGAGAGGTTTCTTGCTCACAGAGTGGTTCTCGCAGCTCGTTCTCCCGTTTTCAGGGCGCAGCTTTTTGGACCCTTGAGAAACAAAAACACCAAACGCATTAATATAGAAGACATTGAAGCCCCCATTTTCAAG GCTATTCTGTTTGCGAGTGTACAACCCGGGACCTTTTCTCCTGGGGCGCTGCTCTTGTTCTCAAATATATAA
- the LOC106400930 gene encoding BTB/POZ and MATH domain-containing protein 2-like isoform X1: protein MDAIRVCAEVPGSSKSTTETINGSHEFKISGYSLAKGMGIGKYVASDTFTVGGYSWAVYFYPDGKSPEDNSLYVSLFIALASEGADVRALFELTLVDQSGNERHKVHSHFGRTLESGPYTLKYRGSMWGYKRFFKRTLLESSDYLKDNCLLVRCCVGVVKSSTEGPRSYNIPVPVSDLGYQFGKLLESGKGADVTFHVNGERFLAHRVVLAARSPVFRAQLFGPLRNKNTKRINIEDIEAPIFKMFLHFIYWDELPDMEYLMGTDLKWASTLVAQHLLAAADCYALERLRTICESKLCEVISINTVATTLALAEQHHCFQLKAACLEFIALPANLKAVMETDGFDYLKESCPGLLSELLEYVARLSEHSLASAWNRKEFYPDGCDVNGRRVKQRLH from the exons ATGGACGCGATTAGGGTTTGCGCGGAGGTTCCCGGATCTTCGAAATCGACCACGGAGACCATCAACGGCTCGCACGAGTTCAAAATCAGCGGATACTCTCTGGCCAAAGGGATGGGGATAGGCAAATACGTGGCCTCCGATACCTTCACTGTCGGTGGATACTCGTGGGCGGTTTACTTCTACCCAGACGGGAAGAGTCCAGAGGATAACTCTCTCTACGTGTCTCTCTTTATAGCGCTTGCTAGCGAAGGAGCTGACGTCAGAGCTTTGTTTGAGCTGACGCTCGTTGATCAGAGCGGTAACGAAAGGCATAAAGTGCATAGCCATTTCGGTAGGACTCTCGAGAGTGGGCCTTATACTTTAAAGTACAGAGGGAGTATGTG GGGTTACAAACGGTTTTTCAAGAGGACGCTGCTTGAGTCATCTGACTACCTCAAGGATAATTGTCTTTTGGTTCGGTGCTGTGTTGGTGTGGTGAAGTCGAGCACGGAGGGGCCGAGGAGTTATAATATCCCTGTGCCGGTTTCTGACTTGGGTTATCAGTTTGGGAAGCTTTTGGAAAGTGGGAAAGGAGCTGATGTTACTTTCCATGTTAATGGAGAGAGGTTTCTTGCTCACAGAGTGGTTCTCGCAGCTCGTTCTCCCGTTTTCAGGGCGCAGCTTTTTGGACCCTTGAGAAACAAAAACACCAAACGCATTAATATAGAAGACATTGAAGCCCCCATTTTCAAG ATGTTCCTTCATTTTATCTACTGGGACGAATTGCCTGATATGGAATACTTAATGGGCACAGACTTGAAATGGGCGTCGACTCTCGTGGCTCAGCATCTGCTCGCGGCTGCAGACTGTTATGCTCTCGAGCGGCTTAGAACAATCTGCGAGTCAAAACTCTGCGAAGTAATCAGCATTAACACGGTTGCAACCACCTTGGCTTTGGCAGAGCAGCATCATTGTTTCCAGCTGAAAGCTGCATGCCTCGAATTCATAGCTCTGCCAGCAAATCTGAAAG ctgTGATGGAAACGGATGGGTTTGATTATCTGAAGGAAAGCTGCCCGGGCTTACTAAGTGAGCTTCTGGAGTATGTGGCTAGGCTGAGTGAGCATTCTTTAGCATCGGCATGGAATCGGAAAGAGTTTTATCCTGATGGTTGTGACGTAAATGGGAGACGCGTCAAGCAGCGGTTACACTGA
- the LOC106400929 gene encoding serine incorporator 3, which translates to MSCLACCCASATCGLCSSVASGISRKSARIAYCGLFGASLVVSWILRETAAPLLEKFPWINTSDSYTKEWYQQQAVLRVSFGNFLFFAIYALIMIGVKDQNDRRDSWHHGGWPVKMIVWFLLVVLMFFVPNVIISVYGILSKFGAGAFLLVQVVLLLDATHSWNDSWVEKDERKWYIALLVISIVCYLATYAFSGVLFMWFNPSGHDCGLNVFFIVMTMILAFVFAIVALHPAVNGSLLPASVISVYCAYICYTGLSSEPHDYVCNGLNRSKAVTASTLTLGMLTTVLSVLYSALRAGSSTTFLSPPSSPRAGGKEALLEDPEDGKKNGEAEARPVSYSYSFFHIIFALASMYAAMLLSGWTDSSESASLIDVGWTSVWVRICTGWVTAALYIWTLIAPLILPDREFY; encoded by the exons ATGTCGTGCTTAGCTTGTTGCTGTGCGTCGGCGACGTGTGGGTTGTGCTCGTCGGTGGCTTCCGGGATCTCGAGGAAATCGGCGAGGATCGCTTATTGTGGCCTCTTCGGTGCCTCCCTTGTCGTCTCTTGGATTCTCCGCGAGACCGCCGCTCCGCTCCTCGAGAAATTCCCTT GGATAAACACTTCGGATTCATATACTAAAGAATGGTATCAGCAGCAAGCGGTTCTTCGCGTGAGCTTTGGGAACTTCCTCTTCTTTGCGATTTACGCTTTGATCATGATTGGTGTGAAAGACCAGAACGATAGGCGTGACTCGTGGCATCATGGTGGATGGCCTGTGAAGATGATTGTCTGGTTTCTTCTTGTTGTCCTCATGTTCTTTGTCCCAAATGTTATCATCTCAGTTTATG GAATCTTATCAAAGTTTGGTGCTGGAGCATTTCTGTTGGTTCAAGTGGTCTTGTTGTTAGATGCTACACATAGCTGGAATGATTCTTGGGTCGAGAAGGATGAAAGGAAATG GTACATCGCTCTGCTTGTCATATCTATCGTGTGTTACCTTGCCACATACGCCTTCTCAGGAGTCCTGTTCATGTGGTTCAACCCGTCTGGTCATGACTGTGGACTAAATGTTTTCTTCATCGTCATGACGATGATCCTTGCCTTTGTTTTCGCCATTGTTGCCTTACATCCTGCGGTGAATGGCAGCCTTTTACCGGCTTCGGTTATATCCGTTTACTGTGCTTATATCTGTTACACGGGTCTCTCTAGCGAACCACACGACTACGTGTGCAATGGACTTAACAGATCCAAGGCAGTGACCGCTAGTACTCTAACGCTCGGAATGCTCACTACAGTTCTCTCTGTTCTCTACTCCGCCCTCAGAGCTGGCTCTTCCACCACATTCCTCTCACCACCATCATCTCCCAGAGCAG GTGGGAAGGAGGCATTGTTAGAAGACCCTGAGGATGGGAAGAAGAACGGTGAAGCCGAGGCACGGCCTGTGAGTTACTCATACTCTTTCTTCCATATAATCTTTGCGCTGGCAAGCATGTACGCGGCAATGCTTCTATCTGGATGGACTGACTCATCAGAGAGCGCGTCTCTGATCGACGTGGGATGGACCTCGGTTTGGGTCAGGATTTGCACCGGTTGGGTCACGGCTGCACTCTACATCTGGACACTCATCGCACCGCTCATCCTTCCGGATCGTGAGTTCTACTAA
- the LOC125587358 gene encoding F-box protein At5g65850-like: MESRRRNVAGDPKTISKPLDAEEFSSMIPIELTIEIFSRLPLKSIARCRCVSKHWASILLRPDFTDLFFTKSLARPKLLFALPKESEFLFFSSPQPRENTSLPITVDHHVSVHHISSPLNGFFCISYDRILKESETITRKKQRVTVIYLAMYTGTSLALKTVLLLYRRRLEDLLYSFAESQSLDCLSLRSCGLPLVGQYTVVDFFCLEKEDMILMGFYSISIKNSIKIFVCLGLKACQEELLVRVATSREEFRHLKSFDYVVVNAKGRLDDAVSRVEAIIDAEKSRVHQRVVRI, from the exons ATGGAATCACGGCGGCGCAACGTCGCGGGGGATCCTAAAACCATCAGCAAACCACTTGATGCTGAAGAGTTCTCGTCGATGATCCCAATCGAACTAACCATAGAGATATTTTCGAGGTTGCCACTAAAATCTATTGCGAGATGTCGTTGTGTATCAAAGCATTGGGCTTCGATACTTCTCCGTCCTGACTTCACGGACCTGTTCTTCACCAAATCGCTGGCTCGACCGAAGCTATTGTTCGCCTTACCAAAAGAGAGTgagtttctcttcttctcctcacCTCAGCCACGTGAGAATACGTCTCTTCCTATAACCGTCGATCATCATGTGAGCGTCCATCATATATCTAGTCCTCTCAATGGATTTTTCTGTATAAGCTATGATCGGATCTTAAAGGAAAGTGAAACCATTACCAGAAAAAAACAACGTGTGACTGTGATAT ACTTAGCTATGTACACTGGCACATC GCTTGCTTTGAAAACTGTGTTGTTACTATACCGAAGGAGGCTTGAGGATCTCTTGTATTCATTCGCGGAGTCTCAAAGCCTCGACTGTCTATCACTAAGAAGCTGCGGATTGCCCTTG gtagGACAGTACACAGTTGTGGACTTTTTCTGTCTGGAAAAAGAAGATATGATATTAATGGGCTTTTACAGTATCTCGATCAAGAATAGTATTAAGATTTTTGTTTGCCTTGGTCTTAAAGCTTGTCAGGAGGAGTTGCTTGTTAGAGTGGCGACGTCGAGAGAAGAGTTTAGGCATTTGAAGAGCTTTGATTACGTTGTGGTTAATGCGAAAGGGAGGCTTGATGATGCGGTTAGCCGCGTGGAAGCTATTATCGATGCGGAGAAATCTAGAGTTCACCAGAGGGTTGTTAGGATTTGA
- the LOC106399115 gene encoding guanylate kinase 3, chloroplastic-like: MFHRFCSSLSRSSVIFPKSIKSPPFPFPRSLRRSPLTLSFSSFKMSDTNPSPIPSPTKQETLRSLESHLGSPFTSSPIIPPPNQLIIVISGPSGVGKDAVINKLRESRERLHFVVTATTRPMRPGEVDGKDYFFVTRDNFLSMVENDELLEYALVYGEYKGIPKKQIRESMSKGEDIVLRVDIQGAQTLRRILGSSAVFVFLVAESEVAMVERLVDRKTESQEELLVRVATAREEVRHLKSFDYVVVNAKGRLDDAVSRVEAIIDAEKSRVHQRVVRI, from the coding sequence ATGTTTCACCGGTTCTgttcctctctctctcgctccTCCGTCATCTTCCCCAAATCCATAAAGTCTCCTCCTTTCCCTTTCCCTCGCTCCCTCCGTCGATCTCCTCTTActctctccttctcctccttCAAAATGTCCGACACCAATCCATCACCAATCCCATCTCCGACCAAACAAGAAACCCTCCGCTCTCTCGAATCCCACCTCGGCTCCCCCTTCACCTCCTCCCCCATCATCCCCCCTCCCAACCAACTCATCATCGTCATCTCCGGCCCCAGCGGCGTCGGCAAAGACGCGGTCATCAACAAGCTCCGAGAATCCCGCGAACGTCTCCACTTCGTCGTCACCGCAACTACCCGCCCCATGCGCCCCGGCGAAGTCGACGGCAAAGACTACTTCTTCGTCACCAGAGACAACTTCCTCTCCATGGTCGAGAACGACGAGCTCTTAGAATACGCCTTGGTCTACGGAGAGTACAAAGGCATCCCCAAGAAGCAGATCCGCGAGTCCATGTCCAAAGGGGAGGACATCGTCCTCAGAGTCGACATCCAGGGAGCGCAGACGCTGCGGAGGATACTCGGTAGCTCCGCGGTGTTTGTGTTCTTGGTGGCGGAGAGCGAGGTCGCGATGGTGGAGAGGTTGGTCGATAGGAAGACGGAGAGCCAGGAGGAGTTGCTTGTGAGAGTGGCGACGGCGAGGGAAGAGGTTAGGCATTTGAAGAGCTTTGATTACGTTGTGGTGAATGCCAAAGGGAGGCTTGATGACGCGGTGAGCCGCGTGGAAGCTATTATTGATGCGGAGAAGTCTAGAGTTCACCAGAGGGTTGTCAGGATTTGA